The Camelina sativa cultivar DH55 chromosome 14, Cs, whole genome shotgun sequence genome includes a window with the following:
- the LOC104741914 gene encoding probable receptor-like protein kinase At1g33260, protein MSCFLSCVRFDMTATTTTTDNNKPTVQESGSVSGVTCYTWDDVESLTSNFSRLIGSGGYSSIYLARLSGSINAALKVHVSSHRLYQVFRSELEILLRLQHPHIVKLLGYFDDSEETGALLLEYLPQGNLQEKLNRNSKQVLPWRNRTAIAFQVAQAIEHIHEKCSPQIVHGDIKSSNILLDKHFNSKLCDFGSAKVGFSSMVQPSKTMSTMSPRSKQVMMIGSPGYTDPHYLRTGIASKKMDMYGFGVVVLELVSGKEAASSERGEMLVHTAAPLIHEILDSNGYIEEEKMRQFLDPRLSRDASLDLEEVKTMLSVAAFCLRSAPSLRPSASQVVQTLVKKIPSLSFLGCGKEE, encoded by the exons ATGTCTTGTTTCTTAAGTTGTGTCCGTTTCGACATGACagccacaaccacaaccaccgACAACAACAAACCCACGGTTCAGGAATCTGGTTCTGTCTCCGGTGTGACTTGTTACACATGGGACGACGTTGAGTCTCTCACTTCCAATTTCTCTAGACTTATTGGTTCAGGTGGCTACAGTAGTATCTACTTGGCTCGTTTGTCTGGCTCTATCAACGCTGCTCTCAAGGTTCATGTTAGTAGCCATCGTCTTTACCAAGTGTTTAGGTCTGAGCTTGAGATTTTGCTTCGTCTTCAACATCCTCACATTGTTAAGCTTCTTGGTTACTTTGACGATTCAG AGGAAACTGGTGCACTTTTACTAGAGTACCTTCCTCAAGGTAACCTCCAAGAGAAGCTTAACCGCAACAGCAAACAAGTGTTACCATGGAGAAACCGCACCGCTATAGCGTTTCAGGTTGCGCAAGCAATTGAACATATTCATGAGAAATGTAGTCCTCAGATTGTGCACGGCGACATCAAATCCTCCAATATCCTTCTTGACAAACATTTCAACTCCAAGCTATGCGATTTCGGATCAGCAAAGGTCGGTTTCTCGTCGATGGTTCAGCCTTCTAAGACGATGTCAACAATGTCACCACGTTCCAAGCAAGTGATGATGATTGGTTCTCCTGGTTACACAGACCCTCACTACTTAAGAACAGGGATTGCTTCGAAGAAGATGGATATGTATGGGTTTGGAGTTGTGGTTCTCGAGTTGGTTTCAGGGAAAGAAGCGGCTAGCTCTGAGAGAGGTGAGATGTTGGTGCACACAGCAGCTCCGTTGATCCATGAGATTCTTGATTCGAATGGATAtatcgaagaagagaagatgagacaGTTCTTGGATCCAAGGTTGTCCAGGGATGCTAGTCTTGATTTAGAAGAGGTTAAGACAATGCTAAGTGTGGCTGCTTTTTGTCTTCGTAGCGCTCCATCGTTGAGACCATCGGCTTCTCAAGTAGTCCAAACTCTTGTCAAGAAGATCCCGTCTTTGTCTTTCCTCGGTTGTGGAAAAGAAgagtga
- the LOC104741916 gene encoding protein FATTY ACID EXPORT 4, chloroplastic-like, producing MSSLSLTLLPSPSLVSVRSTKLGRSVSNGGRNWSKLTRLLEKSKSRRNCGLCCKAELSELTPVASAAYGVLLLGGGLFAYSKSGSKGSLFGGLTGSVLMASAYFLTKSPETRVLGDTIGLGAAFLFSSVFGFRLASSRKPVPAGPLLLLSVGMLSFFVMAYMHDSLPPIYVPDPLPLP from the exons ATGTCGTCTCTTTCGCTAACGTTGTTACCTTCTCCGTCTTTGGTATCGGTGAGGAGCACTAAACTTGGGCGGAGTGTCAGTAACGGTGGCCGGAATTGGTCAAAACTCACTAGATTGTTGGAGAAATCGAAGAGCAGACGAAATTGTGGTCTCTGCTGCAAGGCGGAGCTGTCAGAGCTAACTCCAGTCGCCTCTGCTGCTTATGGTGTTCTTCTTCTAGGAGGCGGTCTCTTCGCCT ATAGCAAATCTGGAAGCAAAGGTTCTCTCTTTGGTGGTTTGACCGGTTCTGTTCTTATGGCATCt GCTTACTTCCTTACTAAATCGCCAGAGACAAGAGTTCTTGGTGACACCATAGGACTTGGCGCTGCCTTCCTCTTCTCTTCCGTCTTCG GATTTCGTTTAGCATCTTCCCGGAAACCAGTGCCAGCAGGACCGCTACTACTCCTTTCTGTCGGCATGTTGTCCTTCTTTGTAATGGCGTATATGCACGACAGTTTACCTCCTATATACGTACCTGATCCGTTACCTTTACCTTAG
- the LOC104741915 gene encoding patatin-like phospholipase domain-containing protein 4, whose translation MAMSLRSAPFISLRARKSFNLSSRTLAFRLSCCSSSNGSPQNQNFSTDSEKKRSFAVATGELFIGIASRLLKSSKEIQKKTPTVDDGDRIGSVIEDEIEPAVIWEQRIKDVEAEKERRVITSPGFSFSAAGLLFPYHLGVAQLLIEKGYIKETTPLAGSSAGAIVCAVITSGASMREALDATKELADDCRRNGTAFRLGAVLRESMERLLPDDIHIRSNGRIRVAITQVFWRPRGLLVDQFDSKSDLINAIFTSSFIPGYLAPRPATMFRNRVCVDGGLTLFMPPTAAAKTVRVCAFSASNFKLKGIEICPDCNPLNRATARQLLNWALEPAEDDVLEKLFELGYADAATWAEMNPVEELVYDDTPTPQEITAT comes from the exons ATGGCGATGTCTCTCCGTTCCGCTCCATTCATCTCTCTCCGTGCAAGAAAAAGCTTCAACCTTTCTTCCAGAACCCTCGCCTTTAGGTTATCATGCTGTTCTTCTTCCAATGGGTCTccccaaaatcaaaacttttccACAGATTCCGAGAAGAAGAGATCATTCGCTGTTGCCACCGGTGAGCTTTTCATCGGAATTGCGTCGAGACTATTGAAGTCTTCTAAGGAGATTCAGAAGAAGACGCCGACGGTTGATGATGGAGATAGAATAGGTAGTGTGATTGAGGATGAGATTGAGCCAGCGGTGATATGGGAACAAAGGATTAAGGATGTTGAAGcggagaaagagaggagagtcATTACAAGTCCTGGGTTTAGTTTCTCTGCTGCTGGTCTTTTGTTTCCTTATCATCTTGGCGTTGCTCAGTTGTTAATTGAAAAGGGTTACATCAAG GAAACTACTCCTTTAGCAGGATCTTCTGCTGGTGCTATTGTCTGTGCTGTGATAACCTCAGGAGCCTCTATGCGAGAAGCTCTTGACGCTACTAAGGAGCTTGCTGATGATTGTCGACGCAATGGCACTGCGTTCCGTCTTGGG GCTGTCCTCAGAGAATCCATGGAGAGGTTACTGCCAGATGATATTCACATTAGGTCCAACGGGAGAATTCGCG ttgccatcacaCAGGTGTTTTGGAGACCTAGAGGTTTACTAGTGGATCAGTTCGACTCCAAGAGCGATCTGATCAATGCaattttcacttcttcttttattccAGG ATATCTTGCACCAAGACCTGCAACGATGTTTCGTAATCGAGTTTGTGTTGATGGAGGCTTGACATTGTTTATGCCACCAACAGCTGCTGCTAAAACA GTTCGAGTTTGTGCATTTTCCGCAAGTAATTTCAAACTAAAGGGTATTGAGATCTGCCCAGATTGCAACCCTTTAAACAGGGCAACAGCTAGACAA CTATTAAATTGGGCACTGGAGCCAGCAGAAGATGACGTGTTGGAAAAGCTGTTTGAGCTGGGATATGCAGATGCAGCTACGTGGGCTGAGATGAATCCAGTTGAGGAACTGGTGTATGACGATACTCCCACTCCTCAAGAGATTACTGCTACTTAA
- the LOC104741917 gene encoding uncharacterized protein LOC104741917 has translation MGSVPFRSVPRRRNASTTSVGSQGVDSSAASAAPAAPAELPQLSLNEIMSSPSRRPKPRLHPDRPERPKDVWFGLDDCVRTDISSIYQNDFKGPWSCISNVPLEHQKQWWSRFAQRYFWEDEHHDAVIKLYRKQLKELLKNLISKGKRDGVKPDFVSDDDWNLMVERWDTKPAMKKSKRCSGARKSQRSGYGAHCHTGGSKPFTKIEYEMTEKIMA, from the exons ATGGGATCGGTTCCATTTCGTTCTGTGCCTCGACGAAGGAACGCTTCCACCACATCAGTAGGTAGCCAAGGAGTTGATTCTTCTGCAGCATCAGCTGCTCCTGCTGCCCCAGCTGAGCTTCCACAATTGAGCTTGAATGAAATTATGTCGTCTCCCTCTCGTCGTCCAAAGCCTCGTTTACATCCAGATAGACCAGAACGGCCTAAGGATGTTTG GTTTGGTCTTGATGATTGTGTTAGGACTGATATCAGTTCGATATACCAAAATGATTTCAAAGGTCCATGGAGTTGTATAAGTAATGTCCCTCTAGAGCATCAAAAGCAATGGTGGTCTAGATTTGCG CAGCGTTATTTTTGGGAAGATGAACATCATGACGCTGTTATCAAATTATACCGCAAGCAGCTTAAAGAGTTGCTAAAAAACCTTATCAGCAAGGGAAAGCGAGATGGAGTAAAGCCTGATTTTGTTAGTGATGATGATTGGAATCTGATGGTAGAACGCTGGGACACAAAACCAGCAATGAAGAAGTCTAAACGGTGTAGTGGTGCAAGAAAATCACAGCGGTCTGGCTATGGAGCGCATTGTCATACTGGCGGTTCAAAGCCGTTTACCAAGATTGAATATGAAATG ACTGAAAAAATAATGGCGTAA
- the LOC104743750 gene encoding uncharacterized protein LOC104743750, translating to MYERLDPVKQGVSDVFFAGLNTFFNCAQKESSYIEKGTMLCPCTQCKNRKRLDANTVGNHLYTRGFTENYYFWSSHGETVGGETSTSVVQTEDANQFTNYEDIGHHEGGHHEGDSYTYVHMVQDAFPEMQPEFHAAQEEPTGDSNHFFQMLAAAKEPIYEGCEEGLSMLSLSARLMHIKTEHNLSEVCVDAISQTFKEYLPHGNKASKSYYDTKKMAKALGMPFYMIDVCEDYCMLFWKGSDKELTTCRFCGKDRYHPREGPGKKIPKQKMFYLPIANRLKRLYQ from the coding sequence ATGTATGAAAGATTAGATCCGGTGAAGCAGGGTGTTTCTGATGTCTTTTTTGCAGGATTAAACACGTTTTTCAATTGTGCACAAAAGGAGTCTTCTTATATTGAGAAAGGAACTATGTTGTGTCCTTGTACTCAATGTAAAAATAGGAAGCGTCTTGATGCAAACACGGTGGGAAATCACTTATATACGAGAGGCTTCACGGAGAACTACTATTTCTGGTCGTCACACGGAGAAACTGTTGGCGGTGAAACTTCAACGAGTGTCGTTCAAACGGAAGATGCAAATCAGTTTACAAATTATGAAGATATTGGGCATCACGAAGGTGGTCATCACGAAGGTGACAGTTATACGTATGTACACATGGTACAAGATGCTTTTCCGGAAATGCAGCCTGAGTTTCATGCAGCTCAAGAAGAACCAACTGGTGATTCGAAccatttttttcaaatgttgGCGGCTGCAAAAGAACCAATATACGAGGGATGTGAAGAAGGATTGTCTATGTTATCTTTATCAGCTCGTCTTATGCATATTAAGACAGAGCATAACCTTTCTGAAGTTTGTGTGGATGCAATATCACAGACGTTCAAAGAGTATCTACCACATGGTAATAAAGCATCGAAATCTTACTATGACACAAAGAAGATGGCGAAAGCATTGGGGATGCCATTTTACATGATTGATGTATGTGAAGATTATTGCATGCTTTTTTGGAAGGGTTCAGATAAAGAACTAACGACATGTCGTTTTTGCGGAAAAGATCGGTATCATCCTAGAGAAGGTCCTGGGAAGAAAATTCCAAAACAGAAGATGTTTTACCTCCCTATCGCTAATCGATTAAAGCGATTGTACCAATAA
- the LOC104741919 gene encoding protein BEARSKIN1-like produces the protein MSSSNGGVPPGFRFHPTDEELLHYYLKKKISYEKFDMEVIKEVDLNKIEPWDLQDRCRIGSTPQNEWYFFSHKDRKYPTGSRTNRATHSGFWKATGRDKCIRNCYKKIGMRKTLVFYKGRAPHGQKTDWIMHEYRIEDTDDDPSEDGWVVCRVFKKKNLFKVGNDVSSNINNSRLEARSFIRRESSYQGISMFELNKPEEIGLHQYPQPPMFQPHQKPLSIGYDYSLALLPRESEYQQACEPSGVEVGSCKTVGEWGMVNCNMGNHEQDSSRAMTMRFEDEGNNNSSTVQPPSNLLSLRGENGFLGLF, from the exons ATGAGTTCGTCTAACGGAGGAGTACCACCAGGTTTTCGGTTTCATCCAACGGACGAAGAACTTCTTCATTActacttgaagaagaagatttcttaTGAAAAGTTCGATATGGAAGTCATCAAGGAGGTTGACTTGAACAAGATTGAGCCGTGGGATTTACAAG ataGATGCAGAATAGGATCAACGCCGCAAAACGAGTGGTATTTCTTCAGCCACAAGGATAGGAAATATCCGACAGGTTCAAGGACGAACCGTGCGACCCACTCAGGTTTCTGGAAGGCGACGGGACGTGACAAATGCATAAGAAACTGTTACAAGAAGATAGGCATGAGGAAGACTCTTGTATTCTACAAAGGAAGAGCTCCTCACGGCCAAAAGACTGATTGGATCATGCATGAGTACCGTATTGAGGACACTGACGATGACCCTAGT GAAGATGGATGGGTTGTTTGTAGAgtgttcaagaagaagaatctgttcAAAGTTGGGAATGATGTTAGCTCAAACATCAACAACAGTAGGCTTGAGGCTCGTAGCTTCATCCGTAGAGAAAGCTCTTACCAAGGAATCTCAATGTTTGAGCTTAACAAGCCTGAAGAAATCGGTCTACATCAATACCCTCAACCACCAATGTTTCAGCCTCATCAGAAGCCTCTTTCAATTGGATATGACTACTCTTTGGCTCTTCTTCCAAGGGAAAGCGAGTACCAGCAAGCGTGTGAGCCATCAGGGGTTGAGGTCGGCTCATGCAAAACAGTTGGTGAATGGGGAATGGTGAATTGTAACATGGGGAATCATGAACAGGACTCGTCTAGAGCTATGACTATGAGGTTTGAAGATGAAGGCAACAACAATTCGTCGACGGTCCAGCCACCTTCGAATCTGCTTTCATTGCGCGGTGAAAATGGATTTCTTGGGTTATTTTAA
- the LOC104743751 gene encoding glutathione S-transferase T3-like translates to MDPRNPYRFSQQKFVDLLNSQKNSNGYDNPIPPNSAQSSQPVLFCFTFSSQPVHFSPEFSSQPLNFSPTSESEDCIEVIVDENEEDAGRRSRKRWSAEEDVNLISAWLNISKDPVVSNEQQIDSFWKRVTDYYKANDGASGSNARGPSQCKARWNKINHQVNKFVGCYAKASARRKSGGSEDNVMSMAYEKWIPEECSHKQTKFASEGAYSATSSNDGAEMRPPAVKASKKKGKKPEFSSDVEDGSIGKLDRIIAMKDQEQATKERHTKMRLLDSLRNKGFGTTYEAVSLSCEGKHVGCQANGSCLVIKDVLCFNP, encoded by the exons ATGGATCCTAGAAACCCTTATCGTTTTTCACAGCAAAAATTTGTTGatcttttgaattctcaaaaaaaCTCCAACGGTTATGATAATCCTATTCCTCCAAATTCCGCACAATCCTCTCAGCCTGTCCTGTTTTGCTTTACATTTTCTTCTCAGCCTGTACACTTTAGCCCTGaattctcttctcagcctcttAACTTTAGCCCGACATCTGAATCTGAAGACTGTATCGAGGTTATAGTagatgagaatgaagaagacgCAGGCAGAAGAAGTAGGAAGCGGTGGAGTGCAGAGGAAGATGTCAATCTCATAAGCGCTTGGTTAAACATAAGCAAAGATCCAGTTGTAAGTAATGAGCAGCAGATAGATAGTTTCTGGAAGAGGGTAACAGACTATTACAAAGCAAATGATGGAGCATCCGGTTCAAACGCAAGAGGGCCTTCACAATGTAAGGCTAGGTGGAACAAGATAAACCACCAAGTCAACAAGTTTGTTGGGTGTTACGCAAAAGCGAGTGCAAGAAGGAAGAGTGGAGGATCGGAAGATAATGTGATGAGCATGGCATATGAG aaatggatcCCAGAAGAATGTAGCCATAAACAGACTAAGTTTGCTTCTGAAGGAGCATACTCAGCTACTTCGAGCAATGATGGAGCTGAGATGAGGCCTCCGGCGGTTAAAGCTtccaagaaaaaaggaaagaaaccgGAATTTAGTAGTGATGTGGAGGATGGTTCTATCGGTAAGTTAGATAGGATCATAGCAATGAAGGATCAAGAACAAGCGACTAAAGAGAGGCACACCAAAATGAGATTGCTAGACAGTCTGCGTAACAAGG GTTTTGGGACGACATATGAAGCTGTCTCGTTGTCATGTGAAGGGAAACATGTTGGTTGTCAAGCGAATGGAAGTTGTCTTGTTATCAAAGATGTGTTGTGTTTTAACCCGTGA
- the LOC104741920 gene encoding uncharacterized protein ycf45 — protein MAGVCVSWGGGACRFFPPIRRRFPVSSTVSSLALPDSSAMIVDDNLGAFLKILPRDLRHLLLNDSRRNQLVEVIMDLGRPPEARYLGEPGGQYLRNIEVSMEELEDAQELVGEFGADNRAGIEGTLHRISAIRNRKGFIVGLTCRVGRAVSGHIDMLYDLLHYGKSILFVGRPGVGKTTVLREIARVLSDEFQKRVVIIDTSNEIGGDGDIPHSAIGGSRRMQVPKPSLQHKVMIEAVENHMPQVIIVDEIGTEAEALACRSIAERGVMLIGTAHGEQLQNIIKNPTLSDLIGGIETVTLGDEEARARRSQKSILERKAPPTFYFLIEMRERDYWIAHQTEKSVDMLLRGRNPMVEVRRRDDEYKVVIERWKAYDGQGI, from the exons ATGGCCGGAGTGTGCGTCTCTTGGGGAGGCGGAGCATGTCGCTTTTTCCCTCCAATTCGCCGGCGTTTTCCTGTTTCCTCCACCGTCTCATCCCTCGCTCTTCCAGATTCCTCCGCTATGATCGTCGACGACAATCTCGGCGCATTTCTCAAG ATCCTTCCACGAGATCTCCGTCATCTTCTCCTCAACGATTCTCGAAGAAATCAGCTTGTTGAG GTGATTATGGATTTGGGAAGACCACCTGAAGCACGTTATCTCGGTGAACCTGGAGGCCAGTATCTTAGGAACATCGAG GTATCCATGGAAGAGCTAGAGGATGCTCAAGAGCTGGTAGGTGAATTTGGTGCTGACAATAGAGCTGGAATAGAGGGTACATTGCACAGGATATCAGCTATTCGTAATAGGAAAGGGTTCATTGTTGGTTTAACTTGTCGGGTTGGGAGAGCTGTGAGTGGTCACATTGATATGCTCTATGATCTCCTTCACTATGGCAAAAGTATCTTGTTTGTTGGACG GCCTGGTGTTGGTAAGACCACTGTATTGCGAGAGATTGCTCGTGTCTTGTCTGATGAATTCCAGAAGCGAGTG GTGATAATTGATACCAGCAATGAAATAGGAGGAGATGGAGATATTCCACACTCAGCTATTGGAGGTTCTCGTAGGATGCAAGTACCGAAGCCATCTTTGCAGCATAAAGTTATGATTGAGGCAGTAGAGAATCATATGCCTCAAGTGATCATTGTTGATGAGATCGGCACAGAAGCTGAAGCACTTGCCTGTCGTTCCATTGCTGAAAGGGGAGTGATGCTAATTGGCACTGCTCACGGAGAGCAGCTCCAGAACATAATAAAGAATCCTACACTTTCagatttg ATTGGAGGCATTGAGACTGTCACtcttggagatgaagaagcGAGGGCGAGAAGGAGTCAGAAGAGTATTCTCGAGAGGAAAGCTCCACCgactttttatttcttgataGAGATGAGAGAACGGGATTATTGGATTGCACATCAA ACTGAAAAGAGCGTTGATATGTTGCTTCGTGGAAGGAATCCCATGGTTGAG GTGAGGAGAAGGGATGATGAGTACAAGGTGGTAATAGAAAGGTGGAAGGCATATGACGGGCAAGGCATCTGA